TTTCAGCATGTCATCATGTAGCTAGTTTGCCTCTTTCATTCTCTTTTTCATTATGTTTTGCATCAGGCATATTTTTGAAGTGGCTGGATAGGCTGCATTCCAAGTATGCTAGACAAGAAATATCTAATGTTCTCATGTCTGATGTTCCTGTAGAGAGTTCTCGCTTGCAGTCCGCATTTCGTAAGCACGACAAAAATTTGCTGAGGAATTGTAAGTTGAATTTCGCAATCTGTTCTGGAGCTGTTCATGTTTCATAATTCTGACGATGCAAGTAATGTGGTGAAACAAATTTTATTGGCAGACAGACCTAATTCGCATTTGAAGAGGATATGGCAAGAACTTTTACCAGTTCAAAAGCTGTCCATCACAGTACATCACTCCACCTGTTTGTAAATGCAAGGTAGCGCTTGCCCCGTCACCTTTTTCAATCTCTCCTGAGGTTTGTGCCATCAGTAATGCACATCTACCGATGTAACCTGTTTGATTAAAGTAGTTTGTGGCCAGTTACACCCAGAGGATATTAAGGTAGCATTGTCTTGTGGTGTAAAGTTGTAGAGAACGGAGTCTGTGACCCACACATGTGTAGCGGTGGTGCAGATGATTACGTGTGTGCAGCATTGCCGTGCCTTCTCTTGGAGGTGAGATAACTTTGGCGCACTGGAGGGCAACTAGGTGGTCCGCAGTCTCTGGCTTGTTGCATTTCGGCTTGTGCTTCTCGACACACTGTAGTTAAGCGTGTGCAGCACGAGCCTCGAAGTGAAGGGTGCTGCCTTATCTGTTGTTGCGTAGTGGTTCTGTAGCGATGGCGCACTTAAAGTCGTGGTAAATCTCGAGTCTAGTAACGTGTGTGAAACCGTGTGTTGGCAGGAAAAGAAAGAGCGCGAGGGAGACCCTGTGCCCGAAGGCCTCATCTGGCCCTACTACAAGCTCATGGACACAGTCATGAAGGACATCGACGGCACCTTGTCTGTGCTGATGCCCTCGCCACAGCCACGCGTCCAGTTCCTCCAGCAGCGATACTCCATCCCCAGCATCCAGAGCACGGCAGACGGCGAGACCCTTGTCGAAACAGGTGCGATTCGGTCACGCATTCAAACCTCGCAGGGGCGGTGGTCTTGAGGAGGTTTTGCTGTTGTGGGATAGTTGGCGCACGAAGATGCCCCTGTAGCTAAGCTTAGGTGCACTGGAAAAGACCTCGGCTTGCTGAAGTTCGTTTGCAGCTCCATCAACCGCTGCGTCTCTCATAGTGAGGGCGCTGGGAGCAGAGGTAGAGCAGATGTCAATAGGAAGATTTAGGAATAGCATGCCCAAAGCCCTGCACTCTGCTTGCATTATTTTGTGCTCCTTTTGCATTCTTTTGCACGCTCTGCAGTTTGTGTCCCCTTACTTTGGGTGCAAAAAATGTAAAACTTCCTAATGAGTGACAGTGGCATCGAGGCATGTCAGACTAAAATTTCAGATGTCATGCTGGAAAGTTGTGTGATTTTATATGATCCCGCTATCATGCGATGCATCAAGTATAAGCTAGAGTGGTCGTTGTATCAACGCATGCCTGCAGGCGCATTGGATTTCACTCTCATTAATCTCCCATCTGGCCACATGTTGCTACGCATGCACCTGCTCACCaccaaaaaaaacaaaacaatagaAGCTTAAGATTTACAGGCTGATCTTTCAGCCAGCTGTCAGTAACTCTTTCAGCAAAAGTACTTCAATCTCTTATCGGCTCTTGCGTGTGTTAGTGTTCCGTATGACATGCCATATCAGGAATACCTTGATACTAATGTTGGTGGTTAGTATATGTTCTTCCTTTGCCTGTATCTGTCTCATATGCTTGTTTGATTTTGAAGAAAAATCTCTCGTATCGcttttgggacgttaaacttcATTAGTCAAGCAATCGCAGCAATTAGCTACATGAAGTCACCGCTAAATGAACTGCAGAGTACTGCGATTGAGGGGCCATGGCAATTCAAGTTTTCATCATGTAGCAGCGAGAAGAATGGACAGGACGTTCACAAGAGTCGGCATACCAGAGAGATCGACTTATCACAAAACATATCACTTTAAAAAGCACCCACAGGTGTGTTTGCAAGTCAGCTGTCCTATTTCTCTAACCAAGGATGAGTGTGTAAACCTACCTGAATCATATGTAACCACATGTATCTGATGTGTCGGTACTTTTGtaagttttgtttcttttctgtcCGTTTTTGTTCTAGCGCAGACAAAGGTCAAAGTTATTGGTGACTTCGAGAGTGGTTGGCCTCACTAAGGCGGCTTTTTAAAAATGTTTCTTGCCATTGCATTTTGTGCTCCTAGCTGTAGTCAGCAGCTGTATGCAAGTCAAAACGTTGCAAGCAGTATTATACTCAAATCTGCTACACCTATTATTATCTGCTGTTACCAATAACGTATCTGCCATTCTCAAAAAAGAGCATTTTGTGTACCCTTCAGCGCTATCTCTAGGTAAATGGAACTCCTGATAAACAAAACTTATTTCTCTGGTCCCTTAAGCTTCTGTTTAAAGAAGTTCCACTGTAATTTATTGGCTTAAAGGGTAGTATTTTTTGCATCTTAAGGTTGGCAGGGCTGTTAATATGACTCCTGCTGTCGTGATAAGTTAATGGCTTCTAGGAGGCTACTTCAGCGCCGCTGTCGTTTTGCTTCTACAGAGGTCTATGAACCCGTGGAAGGAGGCGTGGCCCGAGCGCTGCAGTCGATGCCCACCCCACTCGCCTCCCACCTCAACTCGGCTGCGCGGCGGCGCATCCGCCGAGAGCTGACTTTCGAGGAGCGCCTCCTCAAGGCAGTCGAGGCAGGAAACGATACATTGGAGAAAGTGAGCCGCACAGTTGAGACTCAGGTGAGAAAATGCCCACCTTGTGTTGGACACTGTCGAGGAGTTTTGAATTAAAACAGGAGAGCTGGCACCCAAATcggggtgtctaccaaccgggaaaacctgGAAATTTTGGGAAATTTGCATATGCCGACATACTCACTCATGAGCACAATGATGCATGCTTTCCCCACACTAATTTCTCAGGTGTGAGATGAAGCGTGTAGTGAGTGACAAAGGGTGTGAGTGAACGTGAGTGTGAAGGGGGTTGAGCACCGATGAGTGTATGCGAGTGTGAACAGGAGTGAGTGCCAGTCAAGGTGAGTACGAACGGAAGTCAGTGACGGTGATTTTGGATGGACGTGTGTATCAAAGTGAGCCATTGTCGGCGAGCGTGAATGCACAGTTGCGGACGAAAGTAATTGGGACACTGCAGCTGTGGTCAGACTGCGTCCCAGTGACCTCTGGCAGCCTGAAGGGGACGCAAGAAATTGGATTACTTTGGTGCACAAGCCAGTGGTCATAGAAGTCCAATTCAAATGGCTTCTAGCACTGTGAATTACAGCGAACACTGGGACAAGGACAAAGACCACCGCTGTGTCATGGAACTAGCCTGGTCTCAAACCATGGGAGCGGTCACAGCTCCCATGTTCCTATTGCTTTTATCCACACCTGTATGTGAGTATGTATGAGTGGATGTGAGTATGAGCGGGAGTGGGTGGGTGCCAGTAAGTGTGATTGGAAGTGATTAATGCAAGTGAGTGTGTGCAAGTAGGAATGTGAGCGAGTACGTAGCCTGTACAGATATTGGTGAGTGAATGGGTGTGGGTGTTGAGTGAGTGTTGGCTCATATTTCAGCACACGTTAGTCCATCTGCTTGTTGACTGAGTCCAGTTTTGCAACCTTTTCTTTTGCCCAGGGAAACGCCCTCTTGTCCGTTCTGCAGCGGCTGGCAGATGAAATTTGCAAGACGACGTAGTGCCCGCTTGGCCTGCTTTTGCGATCACCACCCTGTGCCACCGGCCAGCCGTCGAGGACAGCTGGTCTTTTCATTTTTGTCAAGGGGCATTAAACAGTGTTTGTTGTTTAGAGAAGTGCACCAGTCATTCTGCCTCCTTTCTATGCACACTTTTGAGAAAGATTTTGACTTGTTTGAGCATTAAAAGTGAAGTATTTGGTTGGCGTTTGCTTGAATTTGGGCTTCTTACACCCTTGTGGCTGCCTTGGCACACTTTGGGCATTGC
This region of Dermacentor silvarum isolate Dsil-2018 chromosome 5, BIME_Dsil_1.4, whole genome shotgun sequence genomic DNA includes:
- the LOC119453594 gene encoding uncharacterized protein LOC119453594; translation: MAEIIAQSVSEDYSSHQALVAHDGEVEVPTVYEIRFADDPTESTLQRKWSPAVTEQFILLRHEKRRFFNGKRNTTKALYQQILDEIGLGGVVSADQARKKWNNLMAKYRVEKAEIEKKEREGDPVPEGLIWPYYKLMDTVMKDIDGTLSVLMPSPQPRVQFLQQRYSIPSIQSTADGETLVETEVYEPVEGGVARALQSMPTPLASHLNSAARRRIRRELTFEERLLKAVEAGNDTLEKVSRTVETQGNALLSVLQRLADEICKTT